A region from the Marinobacter sp. SS13-12 genome encodes:
- a CDS encoding sigma-54 dependent transcriptional regulator, with translation MAKAQILIVEDDHDLREALVTTLELAKFRVREAADAGQALAQLAESPVDMVVSDVNMPGMSGHDLLHEIQRLYPGLPTMLITAYGQISHAVSAMQAGAIDYLVKPFEPAVLVDAVSKVVGGGRQKGGDQPVAEDPISKRMFQLATKVAASDSTVMISGESGTGKEVLARYIHQQSPRSEQPFVAINCAAIPENMLEAILFGHEKGAFTGAVASSPGKFEQANGGTILLDEISEMDLSLQSKLLRVLQEREVERVGGRKTIVLDVRVIATTNRDLSDHVREGKFREDLYYRLTVFPMHWQPLRERTLDIMPLATALLKAHCRKMKLTGVTFAPDARNALMAHLWPGNVRELDNAIQRALVLHQGNVIHAGDLCLELGITGRMDSGSAPVTPGQVALEPPSGAVAQTGEETADQSTGQGFEDLASTSLGDEVRQREFRIIIQALKKERGRRNRAAEQLGISPRTLRYKLAQMRDAGIDLDAELAAA, from the coding sequence TCCGGGTGCGCGAAGCCGCCGATGCCGGGCAGGCGTTGGCGCAACTGGCCGAGTCACCGGTGGACATGGTCGTCAGTGACGTGAATATGCCCGGTATGTCCGGCCATGACCTGCTGCATGAGATACAGAGGTTGTACCCCGGGTTGCCGACCATGCTGATTACCGCGTACGGCCAGATCAGCCACGCAGTTTCCGCCATGCAGGCGGGCGCCATTGACTACCTGGTGAAGCCGTTCGAGCCCGCCGTGCTGGTGGACGCCGTCAGCAAGGTCGTGGGTGGCGGCCGCCAGAAAGGTGGCGATCAGCCGGTAGCGGAAGACCCCATTAGCAAGCGCATGTTCCAGTTGGCTACGAAGGTGGCGGCCAGCGATTCAACGGTGATGATTTCCGGCGAGAGTGGTACCGGTAAAGAAGTGCTGGCGCGCTATATTCACCAGCAATCGCCCCGGTCCGAACAGCCTTTCGTCGCCATTAACTGCGCGGCGATTCCCGAGAACATGCTGGAAGCCATCCTGTTCGGCCATGAGAAGGGCGCCTTCACCGGCGCTGTTGCATCATCGCCCGGCAAGTTTGAGCAGGCCAACGGCGGTACCATTCTGCTGGACGAAATTTCGGAAATGGATCTGAGCCTGCAATCCAAATTACTGCGAGTGTTGCAGGAACGTGAAGTGGAGCGGGTGGGCGGACGCAAGACCATTGTGCTGGACGTGAGGGTGATCGCCACTACCAACCGGGACCTGTCCGACCATGTCCGGGAAGGCAAGTTCCGCGAAGACCTTTATTATCGGCTGACGGTATTTCCCATGCACTGGCAGCCACTGCGCGAGCGCACACTGGACATCATGCCCCTGGCCACTGCTTTGCTCAAGGCTCATTGCCGCAAGATGAAGCTTACAGGCGTGACTTTTGCGCCAGACGCCAGGAACGCCCTGATGGCACACCTGTGGCCCGGCAATGTTCGCGAACTGGATAACGCTATCCAGCGCGCACTGGTGCTGCACCAGGGTAACGTGATTCATGCCGGCGACCTGTGTCTGGAACTGGGTATTACCGGGCGGATGGACAGCGGTTCAGCCCCTGTCACGCCCGGGCAGGTTGCGCTCGAACCGCCTTCCGGAGCAGTTGCTCAGACAGGCGAGGAGACGGCTGATCAATCCACCGGGCAGGGCTTTGAGGATCTGGCTTCAACGTCTCTTGGTGACGAGGTTCGCCAGCGTGAATTCCGGATCATAATCCAGGCCCTGAAAAAGGAACGTGGCCGTCGTAACCGGGCTGCGGAACAGCTGGGCATAAGCCCCCGCACGCTCAGATACAAACTGGCCCAGATGCGCGATGCGGGCATTGATCTGGACGCCGAGCTGGCCGCCGCCTGA
- the fliE gene encoding flagellar hook-basal body complex protein FliE: protein MVQRADINSVLSEIRNMRSQMMENQRVEQDNNIRGRIDGPSRVQETPETPKFSDMLSQAVGSVNELQQSSNDLKTAYDMGDPNVDITRVMIASEKASISFEALTQVRNRVVKAYEDIMNMPV, encoded by the coding sequence ATGGTTCAACGTGCTGACATCAACAGTGTTCTGTCCGAAATCCGCAATATGCGCTCGCAGATGATGGAGAATCAGCGGGTTGAGCAGGATAACAATATCCGCGGTCGGATAGATGGGCCCTCCCGGGTGCAGGAAACCCCTGAAACCCCGAAATTCAGTGACATGCTCAGCCAGGCCGTAGGGTCAGTGAACGAGTTGCAGCAGTCGTCCAATGATCTCAAGACGGCTTACGATATGGGCGATCCAAATGTGGATATTACCCGTGTCATGATTGCGTCCGAAAAGGCGTCCATTTCCTTCGAGGCACTCACCCAGGTACGTAACCGGGTGGTCAAGGCCTACGAAGACATCATGAATATGCCGGTTTGA
- the fliF gene encoding flagellar basal-body MS-ring/collar protein FliF — MASLPAETSSSNMPAARGDDTGESRSDLIFGFNRLNLLRQVGLMVGLAASVALGVAVVLWAQEPNYQPVVGDMSGYNPQDVTTILDANGIDYRMEPRTGALLVPSDEVYNARLKLAAEGVTDEQTMGYELLDQDRGLGTSQFMETISFRRGLEGELARTIGSMRTVRAARVHLAIPERSVFVRDARTPTASVFLEVVAGRRLEHEQIASIVNLVAGSIPEMSKDNVTVVDQSGNLLTGRDDGGDSRQMEDQYDYTARVEDRLTRRVASLVRPVVGDGRFRAEVTADLDFSSVEQAEELFNPEQQAVRSERQMSERRAAGGTGGIPGALSNQPPAQATVPEQANGGDEGEAQAPPVNVREESTRNYEMDRTVSYVRQELGRVKRLSVALAVDDMKVVDPQTGEVSYEPWPEQELQRLTMLVRDAVGYSAARGDSVTVMNTAFAAQEQVEFEAPGFWEQPWFWDLMKQVLAGLVILVLVLGLLRPTLKSLSGGGRNERRGDSGEDGYEGLDGIEGGDALREAMHSQDDLLLPGATDSYDRQLNALKGLIAEDPARVSQVMRQWVNVDD; from the coding sequence ATGGCCAGTTTACCTGCCGAAACCTCATCCTCGAATATGCCCGCAGCGCGTGGTGACGATACCGGCGAAAGCCGTAGTGATCTGATATTCGGGTTCAACAGGCTCAACCTGCTGCGACAGGTGGGACTGATGGTGGGGCTTGCCGCCAGTGTTGCCCTCGGTGTTGCCGTGGTTCTCTGGGCGCAGGAACCCAACTACCAGCCGGTGGTGGGGGATATGTCCGGGTACAACCCTCAGGACGTCACCACCATTCTTGACGCCAACGGTATTGACTACCGCATGGAGCCACGCACCGGCGCTTTGCTGGTGCCCTCGGATGAGGTCTATAACGCCCGCCTGAAGCTGGCGGCCGAGGGTGTGACAGACGAGCAGACGATGGGTTACGAGCTGTTGGACCAGGATCGCGGTCTGGGCACCTCCCAGTTCATGGAAACCATCAGCTTCCGCCGGGGCCTGGAAGGGGAACTGGCGCGAACCATTGGCAGCATGCGCACGGTTCGTGCGGCACGGGTTCACCTTGCAATCCCCGAGCGCTCCGTGTTTGTCCGTGACGCCCGCACGCCGACTGCCTCTGTTTTTCTGGAAGTGGTCGCAGGCCGCCGTCTGGAGCACGAACAGATTGCCTCGATTGTGAACCTGGTCGCCGGCAGCATTCCGGAAATGTCCAAGGACAATGTCACCGTGGTTGACCAGAGTGGAAACCTGCTCACCGGTCGCGATGACGGCGGCGACAGTCGTCAGATGGAAGACCAGTACGATTACACTGCACGCGTTGAGGACCGCCTGACCCGTCGGGTTGCCTCTCTGGTGCGCCCCGTGGTCGGAGACGGGCGGTTCCGCGCCGAAGTGACGGCAGACCTTGATTTTTCTTCGGTGGAACAGGCCGAGGAGCTTTTCAATCCTGAACAACAGGCAGTGCGAAGTGAACGCCAGATGTCCGAGCGTCGTGCTGCTGGCGGTACCGGTGGCATTCCCGGTGCTCTGTCCAACCAGCCGCCGGCCCAGGCAACCGTCCCGGAGCAGGCCAATGGTGGCGACGAGGGCGAGGCACAGGCGCCGCCGGTGAATGTGCGTGAGGAGTCCACCCGTAACTACGAGATGGACCGCACGGTCAGCTACGTGCGCCAGGAACTGGGCCGGGTAAAACGATTGTCTGTAGCCCTCGCCGTGGATGACATGAAAGTAGTGGATCCCCAGACCGGAGAGGTCAGCTACGAACCCTGGCCTGAGCAGGAGCTGCAGCGCCTGACCATGCTGGTGCGTGACGCTGTTGGTTATTCTGCGGCCCGGGGAGACAGTGTTACGGTCATGAATACAGCCTTCGCAGCCCAGGAGCAGGTGGAATTCGAAGCGCCGGGATTCTGGGAGCAGCCCTGGTTCTGGGACCTGATGAAGCAGGTACTGGCAGGACTCGTGATCCTGGTGCTGGTGTTGGGATTGTTGCGCCCGACCCTGAAGAGTCTCTCTGGTGGCGGTCGCAACGAACGTCGGGGCGATTCTGGTGAAGACGGTTACGAAGGCCTGGATGGCATTGAGGGTGGCGACGCCCTGCGGGAGGCCATGCACTCGCAGGACGATCTGCTTTTGCCCGGGGCAACAGACAGCTATGATAGGCAGCTTAATGCACTGAAAGGCCTGATTGCGGAAGACCCCGCCCGGGTCTCCCAGGTGATGCGCCAGTGGGTGAATGTTGATGACTGA
- the fliG gene encoding flagellar motor switch protein FliG: MTDENNRQPEAPQKLQRKIPRVEQAAILLMSLGENDAAEVLKHMGPKEVQRVGVAMAQMKDVSKDDVTFVLNQFVEAVGGQTGLGVGNDEYIRTMLTQALGDDKASSLIDRILIGGNTTGLDTLKWMEPRAVGDIIRYEHPQIQAIVISYLDPDQAAEILGTLDDKVRLDVMMRVASLESIQPQALQELNDILEKQFSGGSAAQTSRIGGVKRAADIMNFMDRSIEGGLMDSIKDMDPDLASTIEDLMFVFDNLKDIDDRGIQALLREVSSEVLVVALKGADDGVQEKIFKNMSKRAAELLQDDLEAKGPVRVSEVESAQKDIITIARRMAEAGEITLGGAGEEMM, encoded by the coding sequence ATGACTGATGAGAACAACCGCCAGCCTGAGGCGCCGCAAAAGCTCCAGCGGAAAATTCCGCGGGTAGAACAGGCGGCGATCCTGCTGATGTCACTTGGCGAAAACGACGCTGCCGAAGTGCTCAAGCACATGGGCCCGAAAGAGGTGCAGCGGGTTGGCGTGGCCATGGCCCAGATGAAGGATGTCAGCAAGGATGACGTTACCTTTGTGCTGAACCAGTTTGTCGAGGCCGTCGGCGGCCAGACTGGTCTGGGCGTTGGCAACGATGAATACATCCGCACCATGCTTACCCAGGCCCTGGGTGACGATAAGGCCTCCAGCCTGATTGACCGGATTCTTATTGGTGGCAACACCACCGGCCTGGATACCCTGAAGTGGATGGAGCCCCGTGCCGTCGGGGACATCATTCGCTATGAGCACCCTCAGATCCAGGCCATTGTTATCTCCTATCTTGATCCGGACCAGGCTGCCGAAATCCTCGGCACTCTCGACGACAAGGTGCGCCTGGATGTGATGATGCGGGTGGCATCCCTGGAAAGTATCCAGCCACAGGCACTCCAGGAGTTGAACGACATCCTCGAGAAGCAGTTCTCCGGTGGCTCCGCGGCCCAGACCAGCCGCATTGGCGGCGTCAAGCGCGCTGCCGATATCATGAACTTCATGGACCGCAGTATTGAGGGCGGCCTGATGGATTCCATCAAGGATATGGACCCGGATCTCGCGTCCACAATTGAAGACCTGATGTTCGTCTTCGACAATCTGAAGGACATTGACGACCGGGGTATTCAGGCACTGCTCAGAGAAGTGTCCTCGGAGGTGCTGGTCGTGGCGCTCAAGGGTGCCGACGACGGTGTCCAGGAAAAAATCTTCAAGAACATGTCCAAGCGCGCTGCCGAACTGCTGCAGGATGATCTGGAGGCCAAGGGGCCGGTGCGTGTCAGTGAAGTGGAGTCGGCACAGAAAGACATTATCACTATTGCCCGCCGCATGGCAGAAGCCGGTGAAATCACCCTCGGCGGTGCTGGCGAAGAAATGATGTGA
- a CDS encoding flagellar assembly protein FliH yields the protein MKDPRRNLDRIPKENLTAYERWELPLLDARGNEVAREEEREVKPLTAADIDDIRQAAHEDGHGEGREAGYQAGFSEGREQGYQEGYEAGAAEGRERGTEQGLAETRKEVDVKLDRLEHLLGELLVPIQRHEDEVETALVNLTTVLARAVVFRELSLDSSHIAEVVRHAMASLPSTSENVRVHIHPDDYQWVSEVAGKFEAATSIVEDASILRGGCKLETRHSLVDFTVEKRFQKAIQGMLDKQLDTEKAGDVEELDAMMSDLTDFQHGVLDSDQGESRERETDEGKDKGESDDGAPG from the coding sequence ATGAAAGATCCCCGTCGCAACCTCGATCGCATTCCCAAGGAGAATCTCACCGCTTATGAGCGCTGGGAGCTGCCTCTGCTGGATGCCCGGGGTAACGAGGTGGCCCGGGAAGAGGAGCGTGAAGTAAAGCCCCTGACCGCGGCCGATATTGACGACATTCGCCAGGCGGCCCATGAAGACGGCCATGGTGAAGGCCGGGAGGCCGGATACCAGGCCGGTTTCAGCGAAGGCCGGGAACAAGGTTATCAGGAAGGGTATGAGGCGGGTGCTGCCGAAGGCCGCGAGCGGGGGACCGAGCAGGGACTGGCGGAAACCCGCAAGGAAGTCGACGTCAAGCTGGACCGGCTGGAGCACTTGCTGGGTGAGTTGTTGGTTCCCATCCAGCGCCACGAGGATGAGGTGGAAACTGCCCTGGTTAATCTGACCACCGTGCTTGCCCGCGCCGTTGTGTTCAGGGAACTGTCACTGGACTCGTCCCACATCGCCGAGGTGGTCCGGCACGCAATGGCGTCATTGCCGTCTACTTCGGAAAACGTGCGTGTTCATATTCACCCCGACGACTATCAATGGGTCAGCGAGGTCGCCGGGAAGTTTGAGGCAGCCACCTCCATTGTTGAGGATGCCTCGATTCTGCGGGGTGGCTGCAAGCTGGAAACCCGTCACAGCCTGGTGGACTTCACGGTTGAAAAGCGGTTCCAGAAAGCCATTCAGGGCATGCTGGACAAACAACTGGACACTGAGAAAGCCGGTGACGTGGAAGAACTTGACGCCATGATGAGCGATCTCACTGACTTCCAGCACGGTGTACTTGATTCCGATCAGGGCGAGAGCCGCGAGCGGGAGACCGACGAGGGCAAGGATAAGGGTGAGAGCGATGACGGCGCACCTGGCTGA
- the fliI gene encoding flagellar protein export ATPase FliI has product MTAHLAERLARLQDSFTEELQPELSGRLTRMVGLTLECVGCPMVVGDRCVITGQGAGTVEAEVVGFEDERVYLMPLTAIEGLRPGARVVPLSVASRVPVGPELLGRVVNGNGEPLDGKGPLQAESRVSLSGDIINPLDRAPVRQSMDVGIRAINALMTVGQGQRLGLFAGSGVGKSVLLGMMTRFTDADITVVGLIGERGREVKEFIEDILGDEGLDRSVVVASPADDSPLMRLRAAMLTTRIAEYYRDQGKRVLLLMDSLTRYAQAQREIALAVGEPPATKGYPPSVFAKLPQLVERTGNGRPGAGSITAFYTVLTEGDDQQDPIADAARAILDGHIVLSRRLAEEGHYPAIDVEASISRVMPQVTQPEHFARAQRFKQVYSRYQQARDLISVGAYVKGSDPETDFAMAHIANMGQFLQQGLNESAPLEESIQQLLAVVPERRSPDRAKHPPAVGGGS; this is encoded by the coding sequence ATGACGGCGCACCTGGCTGAACGCCTCGCAAGATTACAGGATTCGTTTACCGAAGAACTGCAACCGGAGCTTTCCGGCCGCCTGACACGAATGGTTGGCCTTACCCTGGAATGCGTGGGTTGCCCCATGGTGGTGGGCGACCGTTGTGTGATTACCGGGCAGGGCGCCGGCACTGTGGAAGCGGAAGTGGTGGGTTTTGAGGATGAGCGCGTCTATCTCATGCCCCTGACCGCTATTGAAGGGCTGCGCCCCGGTGCCAGGGTGGTGCCGTTGTCGGTGGCCAGTCGGGTGCCGGTAGGCCCCGAGCTCCTGGGGCGGGTGGTGAATGGCAATGGTGAGCCGCTTGATGGCAAGGGCCCGCTACAGGCTGAATCCCGGGTTTCTCTGAGTGGCGATATCATCAACCCGCTGGACAGGGCGCCGGTTCGCCAGTCCATGGACGTGGGAATCCGGGCCATCAATGCGTTGATGACCGTAGGCCAGGGCCAGCGCCTGGGACTGTTTGCCGGCAGTGGTGTGGGTAAAAGTGTGCTGCTGGGCATGATGACGCGCTTTACCGACGCAGATATCACCGTGGTCGGGTTGATCGGTGAGCGGGGTCGCGAAGTCAAAGAATTTATTGAAGATATCCTGGGGGATGAGGGCCTTGACCGATCCGTGGTGGTTGCCTCTCCCGCCGACGATTCGCCACTGATGCGGCTGCGTGCTGCCATGCTGACCACCCGAATTGCGGAGTATTACCGCGACCAGGGCAAGCGGGTGCTGTTGTTGATGGATTCCCTCACCCGTTATGCCCAGGCCCAGCGCGAAATCGCCCTTGCTGTGGGTGAGCCGCCGGCCACCAAGGGCTATCCCCCATCGGTTTTCGCCAAGCTGCCGCAACTGGTGGAGAGAACCGGCAATGGTCGCCCGGGTGCTGGCTCGATAACGGCGTTCTACACCGTGCTGACGGAGGGCGATGATCAACAGGACCCCATTGCCGATGCCGCCAGGGCCATCCTGGACGGTCACATTGTGCTCTCCCGTCGGCTGGCGGAAGAGGGACACTATCCCGCCATTGATGTCGAGGCGTCCATCAGTCGTGTTATGCCCCAGGTAACTCAGCCGGAGCACTTCGCCCGCGCCCAGCGTTTCAAGCAGGTCTATTCCCGCTACCAGCAGGCCCGGGACCTGATCAGCGTTGGCGCCTACGTGAAAGGGTCGGATCCGGAAACCGATTTCGCCATGGCCCATATCGCCAACATGGGGCAGTTCCTGCAACAGGGGTTGAACGAGAGCGCCCCCCTGGAAGAAAGCATTCAGCAACTGCTGGCGGTGGTGCCCGAAAGACGGTCTCCTGACCGCGCCAAACACCCGCCGGCCGTCGGAGGAGGTAGCTGA
- the fliJ gene encoding flagellar export protein FliJ has protein sequence MLRSQRLAVVLTLEERKEKTALEKMAEAQQHHEAQRQQIENLERYQQEYREQIRSSQQGVVSVARLQGWQAFIAQLDQVIGQQQKLLVQAEDRLRHCREEWQRAWERRRGMEKYIETCRRQEQREQDLREQKQMDEAAGRIVARRR, from the coding sequence ATGTTGCGATCCCAGCGGCTGGCAGTGGTGCTGACCCTTGAGGAACGCAAGGAAAAAACAGCCCTGGAGAAAATGGCTGAAGCCCAGCAACACCACGAGGCTCAGCGCCAGCAGATTGAAAACCTGGAGCGTTACCAGCAAGAGTACCGGGAGCAGATTCGCAGCAGCCAGCAGGGCGTGGTGTCGGTTGCTCGGTTGCAGGGCTGGCAGGCGTTCATTGCCCAGCTGGATCAGGTGATTGGTCAGCAGCAGAAACTGCTTGTCCAGGCCGAGGATCGGCTCAGGCATTGCCGTGAGGAGTGGCAACGGGCCTGGGAGCGACGCCGGGGCATGGAAAAGTATATTGAAACCTGCCGCCGGCAGGAACAGCGGGAACAGGATCTGAGGGAGCAGAAACAGATGGACGAGGCCGCCGGCCGAATAGTTGCCAGGCGGCGCTGA
- a CDS encoding STAS domain-containing protein: MPIQTHRSEDGRTLTIKIEGRFDFSTHQAFRDAYEHGDENVTAFVVDLSDTTYLDSSALGMLLLLRDYAGGDSAKIRIENCNNDVRRILSISNFEQLFAIR, from the coding sequence ATGCCGATTCAGACGCATCGCAGTGAGGACGGTCGAACCCTGACCATAAAAATTGAAGGGCGCTTCGATTTCAGTACCCATCAGGCCTTTCGTGATGCCTATGAACATGGTGACGAAAATGTGACGGCCTTTGTGGTGGATCTTTCCGACACCACCTATCTTGACAGCTCGGCTCTGGGAATGCTGCTGTTACTGAGAGACTACGCCGGCGGCGACAGCGCGAAAATTCGCATCGAAAACTGCAACAATGACGTTCGCCGTATACTGTCCATATCCAATTTTGAACAGTTGTTTGCGATTCGCTGA
- a CDS encoding fused response regulator/phosphatase: MDDSLSENRPLRILIADDSDSDRLILKTLLRRLGHEVEDARNGEDAVEIFRQSGADIVLLDALMPVMDGMEAARHIKALAGERLVPLIFLTSLSDADALARCLEAGGDDFLTKPYNRTIIEAKINAFNRMRLMHRTLSEHRDLIRDRNRQLLEEQDVAKRVFDNIAHTGCLNSTNIRYHASPMSIFNGDILFACPRPAGGMQILVGDFTGHGLPAAIGAMPVAEIFYGMTSKGFSGSDVLREINQKLGRILPTGMFCCAAMIQADFHLNQLQIWNGGLPDGVLVKRDGILESIASRHLPLGVLGAARFDAGMEIFRTEPGDTLLMMTDGVMEAENRHGDMYGEDRLKRSLDDAGNAGSPFDAVMAGIHAFTGKRPEQDDVTLLSLEMVEEAELEGVSDGLPQSALEGPAEWHCVYEIQDRSLGQFSPLPLLLHICMEVPGLRRKSGEIYTLLSELYTNALEHGVLGLSSDWKATPDGFGRYYAERERRLRSVSGHFIRFSLTHTMTGRGGQLTIVCEDSGSGFDYRSVAAAGNDSGYSGRGLMLLRKLGHSLSLRENGTRTEIIYDWHFSEVAAREGSTNT; this comes from the coding sequence GTGGATGATTCACTCTCAGAGAACCGGCCGCTGAGGATTCTGATCGCCGACGACAGCGACAGTGACCGCCTGATTCTCAAAACCCTTCTACGTCGTCTTGGCCATGAGGTTGAAGACGCAAGGAACGGCGAAGACGCCGTCGAAATATTCCGTCAGTCCGGCGCGGACATTGTGTTGCTGGATGCGCTGATGCCGGTTATGGACGGAATGGAAGCTGCCCGTCATATCAAGGCGCTGGCGGGCGAGCGCCTGGTGCCACTTATCTTTTTGACCTCGCTGTCTGATGCCGACGCGCTGGCCCGCTGCCTGGAAGCCGGCGGCGACGACTTCCTCACGAAGCCCTATAACCGCACAATCATTGAAGCCAAGATCAATGCCTTCAACCGCATGCGGCTGATGCACCGCACTCTTAGCGAACACCGCGACCTGATCCGCGACCGCAACCGTCAGCTTCTCGAGGAACAGGACGTTGCCAAGCGGGTGTTCGACAACATAGCCCACACTGGCTGCCTGAACTCGACAAATATCCGTTATCACGCCTCTCCCATGTCGATTTTCAACGGCGATATTCTTTTCGCCTGTCCGCGTCCGGCAGGGGGGATGCAGATACTGGTTGGCGACTTCACCGGCCATGGCCTGCCGGCAGCCATCGGTGCCATGCCGGTGGCCGAGATTTTCTACGGCATGACCAGCAAGGGCTTCAGCGGTAGTGATGTGCTGCGGGAAATTAACCAGAAGCTTGGCCGGATACTGCCCACCGGCATGTTCTGTTGCGCAGCAATGATTCAGGCAGACTTTCACCTGAATCAGTTGCAGATTTGGAACGGGGGGTTGCCGGATGGCGTTCTTGTAAAGAGGGACGGGATTCTGGAGAGCATTGCCTCAAGGCATCTGCCGTTGGGCGTGCTTGGTGCCGCGCGCTTTGATGCAGGCATGGAGATATTTCGCACGGAGCCGGGAGATACCCTGCTGATGATGACCGATGGCGTGATGGAAGCCGAGAATCGTCACGGCGACATGTACGGCGAGGACCGCCTGAAACGTTCGCTGGATGACGCCGGCAATGCCGGTTCACCGTTCGACGCGGTGATGGCAGGAATACACGCATTCACCGGCAAGCGGCCAGAACAGGATGATGTAACGCTATTGTCGCTTGAAATGGTGGAGGAAGCCGAGCTTGAGGGAGTATCGGACGGTTTGCCCCAATCGGCACTGGAAGGCCCTGCGGAATGGCATTGTGTCTATGAAATCCAGGACCGGTCGCTGGGGCAATTCAGTCCGTTACCGTTGTTGCTCCATATCTGTATGGAAGTGCCGGGATTGCGGCGCAAGAGTGGAGAAATCTACACGTTGTTATCAGAGCTTTACACCAATGCCCTGGAGCACGGTGTTTTGGGGCTGTCTTCAGACTGGAAGGCAACGCCGGACGGTTTCGGCCGCTACTATGCCGAGCGGGAACGGCGCTTGCGGTCGGTATCAGGCCACTTTATCCGGTTTTCTCTGACCCATACCATGACGGGCCGGGGCGGGCAACTGACCATAGTTTGTGAAGACAGTGGTAGCGGATTCGATTACCGTAGCGTCGCCGCGGCCGGCAATGACAGTGGCTACTCCGGGCGGGGGCTGATGCTGTTGCGGAAGCTGGGGCACTCCCTCAGTCTCCGGGAAAATGGCACCCGGACGGAGATTATCTATGATTGGCATTTTTCCGAGGTTGCTGCCCGGGAGGGCAGCACCAATACATAA
- a CDS encoding Hpt domain-containing protein — protein MTEKPHLDQEALAELQDVMEDEFDILINTYIKDSSDRIAHLRSALEQEDADSFSKSAHSFKGSCINIGAPRLGELCSEAEKAGRNNRLGEAVAMVDAIESEFGQVKANLRRFLE, from the coding sequence ATGACGGAAAAGCCGCACCTTGATCAAGAGGCACTGGCCGAGTTGCAGGATGTGATGGAGGATGAGTTCGATATCCTGATCAACACCTACATCAAGGATTCCTCTGATCGCATTGCTCATTTGCGTTCGGCCCTGGAACAGGAGGACGCGGACAGCTTTTCCAAATCCGCGCACAGCTTCAAGGGCAGTTGCATCAATATTGGTGCACCGAGGTTGGGTGAACTGTGTTCCGAAGCTGAAAAGGCCGGGCGCAATAATCGCCTGGGGGAGGCTGTTGCCATGGTCGATGCCATCGAGAGCGAATTCGGGCAGGTAAAAGCAAATCTCCGACGGTTTCTGGAGTAA